Proteins co-encoded in one Nicotiana sylvestris chromosome 7, ASM39365v2, whole genome shotgun sequence genomic window:
- the LOC104249786 gene encoding phytosulfokine receptor 2 produces MYSAMSFLNWVFLAYLFCTCLSLETPVQNCHPIDLLALKEFAGNLTEGSVLSAWFHESSCCKWDGVFCGNGSAQIRVIMLKLSRKGLRGVISQSLEKLDQLKLLDLSHNHLEGGLPLDLSKLKQLEVLDLSHNVLLGPVLRAFVGLESIQSLNISSNSFTGNFSEFGEFPNLVALNVSNNSFTGSFRFETCCFNKKIRVLDISLNHLTGDLGGLGICSSSLQQLHVDYNNLGGRLPDSLYSITSLEQLSLSANNFSGQLSPQLSKLSKLESLVLSGNRFHGLLPNVFGNLTQLEQFAAHSNRFSGPLPVTLSHLSVLKVLDLRNNSLSGPVDLDFTRLTSLCTLDLATNHFIGNLPVSLSSCQELKILSLAKNEFTGPIPKNYANLSSLVFLSLSNNTLSNLSGALSVLQHCRNLSTLILTRNFHGEEIPKNVSGFENLMIFALGNCGLDGQIPTWLYNCSKLQVLDLSWNHLDGNIPPWIGKMENLFYLDFSNNSLTGEIPKSLTGLKSLISPHSYASSLNSPTGIPLFVKRNQSGSGLQYNQASSFPPSIYLSNNRLNGTIWPEIGRLKQLHVLDLSRNNITGTIPSSISDMANLEVLDLSSNDLHGSIPSSFNKLTFLSRFNVANNHLQGAIPTGGQFFSFPSSSFEGNPGLCGKIISPCTVSNLGVQPAIPPASSNKLGKSGILGITISIGIGIALLLAVVLLKMSRRDAGHQIEDFEEDISRQSRLSDAFGPSKLVLFQNSDCKELTVADLLKSTNNFNQSNIVGCGGFGLVYKAELPNGMKTAIKRLSGDCGQMEREFQAEVEALSRAQHKNLVSLQGYCRHGNDRLLIYSYMENGSLDYWLHERVDGNSLTWDVRLKIAQGAARGLAYLHKEPNIVHRDIKTSNILLDERFEAHLADFGLSRLLHPYDTHVTTDLVGTLGYIPPEYSQTLTATFRGDVYSFGVVLLELLTGKRPVEVCRGKSCRDLVSWMYQLKSENRVEEIFDTSIWDTSNEKQLLEVLSIACKCIDRDPRKRPSIDQVVSWLEAIGTGKDR; encoded by the coding sequence ATGTATTCAGCAATGAGTTTCCTGAATTGGGTATTCTTGGCTTATCTTTTCTGTACATGTTTGAGTCTTGAAACCCCAGTTCAAAACTGTCATCCAATTGATTTATTGGCATTGAAGGAATTTGCTGGCAACCTAACAGAAGGGTCTGTTTTATCAGCTTGGTTTCATGAATCCAGTTGCTGTAAATGGGATGGGGTTTTCTGTGGCAATGGTTCTGCTCAAATTAGAGTGATCATGTTAAAATTGTCAAGAAAAGGGTTGAGAGGTGTGATTTCACAGTCCTTGGAGAAATTGGATCAGTTGAAATTGCTCGATCTTTCGCATAATCACCTAGAAGGTGGATTGCCATTGGACCTCTCCAAATTGAAGCAATTGGAAGTTCTTGATTTGAGCCATAATGTTTTACTTGGACCAGTGTTGAGGGCATTTGTTGGATTGGAATCAATCCAGTCTCTCAATATATCTAGCAATTCATTCACTGGAAATTTCAGTGAGTTTGGTGAATTCCCAAACCTTGTTGCATTGAATGTAAGCAACAACTCTTTTACTGGTAGTTTCAGGTTTGAAACTTGCTGCTTCAACAAGAAGATTAGGGTCTTGGATATATCACTCAATCATCTCACTGGTGATCTTGGAGGCTTGGGAATTTGTAGTTCTTCACTCCAACAGCTGCATGTGGATTACAATAATCTCGGTGGTCGCCTTCCGGACTCGTTGTATTCAATAACATCTTTGGAGCAACTTTCACTCTCTGCCAATAATTTCTCTGGCCAGCTAAGCCCACAGCTTAGTAAGCTTTCCAAACTGGAATCCTTAGTTTTATCTGGTAACCGCTTTCATGGTTTGCTTCCTAATGTTTTTGGGAATTTGACACAGTTAGAGCAGTTTGCTGCACATTCTAATAGGTTTTCTGGGCCATTGCCGGTTACGCTTTCGCATCTTTCTGTTCTTAAGGTGCTTGATCTTAGGAATAATTCTTTGTCTGGTCCTGTTGATCTTGATTTTACTAGATTGACAAGTCTGTGTACTCTTGACCTTGCAACTAACCATTTCATAGGTAACCTTCCGGTCTCGCTCTCCAGTTGTCAGGAGTTGAAAATTTTGAGTCTTGCCAAAAACGAATTTACCGGGCCAATTCCTAAGAATTATGCAAACCTTTCATCTCTCGTGTTCCTCTCATTGTCCAATAATACCCTTTCCAATTTATCTGGAGCTCTATCTGTTCTGCAGCACTGTAGAAATCTTTCGACTCTTATTCTTACCAGGAACTTCCATGGTGAAGAGATTCCTAAAAATGTGAGCGGGTTTGAGAACCTGATGATATTTGCATTGGGGAACTGCGGTTTGGATGGGCAAATTCCGACATGGTTATACAACTGCAGTAAATTGCAAGTGCTTGACTTGTCGTGGAATCATTTGGATGGCAATATTCCTCCTTGGATtggcaaaatggaaaatttgtTTTACTTGGATTTCTCAAACAATTCACTCACAGGTGAAATCCCAAAAAGTTTGACTGGTCTAAAGAGCCTCATTTCCCCACACAGCTATGCGTCTAGTCTGAATTCTCCAACTGGTATTCCGTTGTTTGTCAAGAGGAATCAGAGCGGTAGCGGTCTGCAGTACAATCAGGCTTCAAGCTTCCCTCCATCTATCTACTTGAGTAATAACAGACTAAACGGGACAATCTGGCCTGAAATTGGTCGTCTGAAACAACTTCATGTCTTGGATCTTAGTAGGAACAACATTACTGGGACTATACCTAGCTCAATTTCAGATATGGCGAACCTTGAAGTTTTGGACCTTTCCTCTAATGATCTCCATGGATCAATTCCTTCTTCCTTCAACAAGCTCACATTCCTTTCAAGATTCAATGTAGCTAATAATCATTTGCAGGGAGCAATTCCAACTGGTGGTCAGTTCTTCAGCTTTCCCAGCTCGAGCTTTGAAGGTAATCCTGGACTTTGTGGAAAAATTATTTCTCCTTGTACTGTCAGCAATTTGGGCGTTCAACCGGCTATTCCTCCTGCTTCTAGTAACAAGCTTGGCAAAAGTGGAATTCTTGGAATTACAATCAGCATAGGGATAGGAATTGCATTACTTCTTGCAGTAGTCCTGCTTAAAATGTCTAGAAGAGATGCTGGACACCAGATTGAGGATTTCGAGGAAGATATCAGCAGACAGTCCCGATTGTCTGATGCTTTTGGTCCGTCGAAGTTGGTACTTTTCCAGAATTCAGATTGCAAGGAACTGACTGTTGCAGACTTGCTAAAATCTACAAACAATTTCAACCAGTCAAACATTGTTGGATGCGGAGGATTTGGTCTAGTTTACAAGGCGGAACTACCTAATGGTATGAAAACTGCGATCAAGAGGCTTTCTGGGGATTGCGGGCAGATGGAACGTGAATTCCAAGCTGAAGTGGAAGCCCTCTCAAGAGCTCAGCACAAAAACCTTGTATCCCTTCAAGGATACTGTCGGCACGGGAACGATAGGTTGCTGATATATTCTTACATGGAAAACGGAAGCTTGGACTACTGGCTACATGAAAGGGTTGACGGAAACTCATTAACATGGGACGTGAGGTTAAAGATTGCACAAGGAGCAGCTCGTGGTTTAGCCTATTTGCATAAGGAACCAAATATAGTCCATCGCGACATTAAAACCAGCAACATTCTTTTGGATGAGAGATTTGAAGCGCATCTAGCTGATTTTGGACTATCAAGGTTGCTGCATCCTTATGATACTCATGTCACGACAGATCTGGTCGGAACCTTGGGATACATTCCTCCCGAATATAGTCAAACATTAACTGCTACTTTTAGGGGCGATGTTTACAGCTTCGGTGTTGTTCTTCTTGAGCTTTTGACAGGCAAGCGTCCCGTGGAAGTATGCAGGGGAAAAAGTTGCAGGGACTTGGTGTCATGGATGTATCAACTGAAATCTGAGAACAGGGTGGAGGAAATATTCGATACATCGATATGGGACACGAGTAATGAGAAGCAGCTTTTGGAGGTGCTAAGTATAGCTTGTAAATGTATAGACCGTGATCCGCGGAAGAGGCCCTCGATTGATCAAGTGGTCTCATGGCTTGAGGCAATTGGAACCGGAAAAGATAGATGA